A genome region from Natranaeroarchaeum sulfidigenes includes the following:
- a CDS encoding helix-turn-helix domain-containing protein — protein MATVMEFTSPTAEFPLGTVFENLPGVTVELERLIPHETLIIPYFWVRGAETEDIEAAFEPHAGVTGIRLVDSVEDEYLMRAEWEQEYFGVLSALAKANVVVLTGIGTRDEWRFEVRGESQEAIAAFREYCQENDIPIEITAVHAMLPIQGEGYELTETQREALVLAYERGYFDTPREASLEEIADDLGITQQSLSSRLRRGHRRLIGATLVSSS, from the coding sequence ATGGCGACCGTAATGGAGTTTACGAGTCCGACAGCGGAGTTTCCACTGGGAACTGTGTTCGAGAACTTGCCGGGAGTGACGGTTGAACTGGAACGACTGATCCCACACGAGACGCTGATCATCCCGTACTTCTGGGTGCGTGGTGCAGAAACTGAGGACATCGAAGCCGCGTTCGAACCACACGCTGGCGTGACGGGCATTCGACTGGTCGATAGCGTCGAGGACGAGTATCTCATGCGTGCAGAGTGGGAGCAAGAATACTTCGGCGTCCTGAGTGCGCTGGCCAAGGCCAACGTCGTCGTGCTCACTGGGATCGGAACGAGAGACGAGTGGCGATTCGAGGTGCGCGGCGAAAGTCAGGAAGCAATCGCTGCGTTTCGAGAGTACTGCCAGGAAAACGACATCCCGATAGAGATCACCGCTGTCCACGCCATGCTTCCAATCCAAGGGGAGGGCTACGAGTTAACCGAAACCCAACGCGAGGCACTGGTATTGGCCTACGAGCGTGGCTACTTCGACACGCCCCGTGAGGCGTCGCTCGAAGAGATCGCAGACGATCTCGGCATTACCCAGCAATCGCTGTCCTCACGACTCCGCCGCGGGCATCGTCGCCTCATTGGAGCGACTCTCGTTAGTTCGTCATGA
- a CDS encoding Eco57I restriction-modification methylase domain-containing protein, protein MHDALVERLETAADAVTGAIDTGVPESLREAITEWCALHGVDDPPAEHTQTIIARQAVLNVLLKATLYEWHHQYDDLPQLATDTRAALRRAAEQTGNPAFDEYFLDEIVWLADDADLEPVLDARDWLLDSGEPAEAIGRLYADLMSTDDRQMLGQFRTPPSISSLMRTWAASGDDNVLDPGMGAGVLSGPFHPLWDVSTEPSHVNGIDRSRLSRLMGTTALTLYRQAHDTQVTDFLELSVDDLDRDVDAIVCNPPYVKGDVLEDTYKNRVNTQMERITGLDISARSPLYTYFMYHARSFLAPGDCAAFLTPDSFMATDYGESLKQFLLDEFSITAFVQFDTEGDSVFEDAQVTALLSFIEAKTTDTAGGMTRFIRVDKSIEASTLRHALRNGEQGETEWGYINHVQQGELAPENNWTARLAPSDIDTSGLTPLGEFVSIDRGKSTGDVEVFCLSQSDVDAYGIPDQDLSRLIRRPQVTEGYDICESDWEELRASEKEAWLLDPDELPTVPESDLAFKRQVENGTVAVPNDEADRANTVAYLQNAITERDLAGTTVLQNRPYWYRPRRQSSPRVLVPDADRDGFAFLLNETTARHIHNFRGFYDVAVSETELKALLAYLNSPIGQRVIQTQTQPQQGGYEKLSISALESLPVIDPTSLDNSTVAALADLFDELRENARKDRNCEVVLNRLDGLLQRVM, encoded by the coding sequence ATGCATGATGCTCTCGTCGAGAGGCTTGAGACGGCAGCCGATGCCGTTACCGGTGCGATCGATACTGGTGTTCCTGAGTCACTACGCGAAGCAATTACAGAGTGGTGTGCACTCCACGGGGTTGATGATCCACCTGCTGAGCACACTCAAACGATCATTGCTCGGCAAGCCGTGTTAAACGTCCTCCTTAAAGCAACACTCTACGAGTGGCATCATCAGTACGATGACCTTCCACAGCTTGCTACCGACACACGAGCGGCACTGCGACGAGCGGCGGAGCAAACAGGAAATCCAGCGTTTGACGAATACTTCCTCGATGAGATTGTCTGGCTCGCTGACGACGCCGATCTCGAACCGGTACTCGACGCTCGTGACTGGTTGCTAGATTCAGGCGAACCGGCTGAAGCTATCGGCCGACTCTATGCGGACCTGATGTCGACCGATGACCGGCAAATGCTCGGCCAGTTTCGAACGCCTCCGTCCATTAGTTCGCTCATGCGGACGTGGGCAGCCAGTGGGGATGACAACGTGCTCGACCCGGGGATGGGTGCAGGTGTGCTTTCGGGCCCGTTCCATCCACTATGGGATGTGAGCACGGAGCCATCTCACGTTAACGGGATTGATCGGAGTCGTCTCTCACGTCTTATGGGGACCACCGCACTCACACTGTACCGGCAGGCGCACGACACGCAGGTGACTGACTTTCTTGAACTCTCCGTAGATGATCTGGACCGAGATGTCGACGCGATTGTCTGCAACCCGCCGTATGTGAAAGGAGATGTACTGGAAGACACCTACAAGAATCGAGTCAATACGCAAATGGAGAGGATTACGGGACTCGATATCAGTGCTCGATCACCGCTGTACACGTATTTTATGTACCACGCTCGGTCGTTCCTTGCGCCTGGAGACTGCGCAGCTTTTCTGACACCAGATAGTTTCATGGCTACTGATTACGGTGAATCACTCAAACAGTTCTTGTTAGACGAGTTTAGCATTACTGCTTTCGTGCAGTTTGACACTGAAGGAGACTCGGTGTTTGAGGACGCCCAAGTCACGGCCCTCCTGAGCTTCATCGAAGCTAAAACGACGGATACTGCGGGCGGAATGACGCGGTTCATTCGCGTCGATAAGTCGATTGAGGCGAGTACTCTGCGACACGCACTACGGAACGGTGAACAAGGCGAAACCGAGTGGGGATACATCAATCATGTGCAGCAAGGAGAACTCGCTCCTGAGAACAACTGGACAGCACGACTCGCGCCCAGTGATATCGACACAAGTGGGCTCACGCCGCTCGGTGAGTTCGTTAGCATCGACCGAGGTAAATCAACCGGGGACGTTGAAGTATTCTGTCTCAGCCAGAGCGATGTCGATGCGTATGGTATTCCCGACCAAGATCTGTCTCGACTCATCAGACGGCCACAGGTCACAGAAGGATATGATATCTGTGAAAGCGACTGGGAGGAATTACGGGCATCTGAGAAAGAAGCGTGGTTACTTGATCCGGACGAACTCCCAACGGTTCCAGAGTCAGACCTAGCCTTCAAGCGACAGGTGGAGAATGGGACAGTCGCAGTGCCAAATGACGAAGCTGACAGAGCGAATACCGTCGCGTACCTACAGAACGCGATAACTGAGCGGGACCTTGCCGGGACTACAGTACTCCAAAACCGGCCATACTGGTATCGACCTCGGAGACAATCATCACCTCGCGTTCTTGTCCCAGATGCTGATCGGGATGGATTCGCTTTCCTGCTAAACGAGACGACCGCGAGGCACATCCATAATTTCCGAGGGTTCTACGACGTAGCGGTGAGCGAAACTGAGTTGAAGGCGTTACTCGCGTACCTAAATAGCCCCATTGGCCAGCGAGTAATCCAGACACAGACTCAACCGCAACAAGGCGGTTATGAAAAACTCAGTATCAGCGCACTCGAATCACTCCCTGTAATCGACCCAACATCACTAGACAACTCAACTGTGGCAGCCCTCGCTGACTTATTCGATGAATTACGGGAGAATGCTAGAAAAGACCGGAATTGCGAGGTAGTGTTGAACCGACTCGATGGCCTGCTGCAACGAGTGATGTGA
- a CDS encoding DUF5793 family protein codes for MRDQTTVELTNTGWLDNGSTPSQPCLRLHITLTSDDLAERFQPGDGSTYRPSDLDLYFRDRSSSRAAVEDGILTISDRLTGDLLLEAVVSASVIERFVSAVRQYAARTGNDRKYTVELQCEGTIATSFEKRIFIVYNAENELLRERSVVPGHIEL; via the coding sequence ATGCGTGACCAGACGACGGTTGAACTCACAAATACGGGATGGCTTGACAACGGCAGTACGCCGAGCCAACCGTGTCTACGTCTCCATATTACACTGACTTCCGACGACCTGGCAGAACGCTTTCAGCCGGGGGACGGATCGACGTATCGTCCCTCTGACCTTGATCTGTATTTCCGTGATCGGTCCTCCTCCCGAGCTGCTGTTGAGGATGGAATTCTCACGATAAGTGACCGGCTGACAGGGGATCTGTTGCTTGAAGCGGTTGTCAGCGCTTCGGTAATTGAACGGTTCGTGTCCGCGGTTCGCCAGTACGCTGCTCGGACTGGTAATGACCGCAAATACACGGTCGAATTGCAGTGTGAGGGGACCATCGCTACCTCGTTTGAGAAACGGATATTCATCGTCTACAACGCAGAAAACGAGCTGCTCCGAGAACGGAGTGTGGTCCCAGGACATATCGAGTTGTGA
- a CDS encoding HalOD1 output domain-containing protein produces the protein MSTMVAGVGVEAVEYQQETGIVRTQFNQEKTPPSTAVIATLADVMDADPVELDPLRSTVDPEALNAFVRVRNGTEGDIHVTFTHEDHMITVYSYGVVTVAPGHEPAAENSGRNARR, from the coding sequence ATGAGCACGATGGTAGCCGGGGTTGGAGTAGAAGCGGTCGAGTATCAGCAGGAAACTGGTATTGTTCGTACCCAGTTTAATCAAGAGAAGACTCCCCCAAGCACGGCTGTTATCGCAACGCTGGCGGACGTGATGGACGCTGATCCGGTTGAACTTGACCCGCTGCGTTCTACTGTTGACCCAGAGGCGTTGAATGCGTTCGTCCGTGTTCGAAACGGGACGGAGGGGGATATCCACGTCACGTTCACCCACGAGGACCACATGATAACCGTGTACAGCTACGGCGTTGTCACTGTCGCACCAGGGCACGAACCAGCAGCGGAAAATTCCGGGAGGAACGCGAGAAGATGA
- a CDS encoding DUF6653 family protein, translating into MLKEVAEITNMWGRHSNPKSGWSRMAAAFVAVGALYHRQWKLLGLTLLFLLINPVLFPEPSEELDDWMYKVVRAEERWTNDGHRFIGFDYPQILNTASIPIGMYGLYAAYKRKPVPTLVCTLASIGLNQWCLKEIIEYYEEVNS; encoded by the coding sequence ATGCTCAAAGAGGTGGCGGAGATAACGAATATGTGGGGAAGACACTCTAATCCGAAGAGCGGATGGAGTCGAATGGCCGCAGCGTTCGTGGCCGTGGGCGCACTCTACCATCGGCAATGGAAGTTGTTGGGACTCACTCTCCTGTTTTTACTCATCAATCCGGTGCTATTCCCCGAACCAAGTGAAGAGTTGGATGACTGGATGTACAAGGTCGTCCGTGCTGAAGAACGCTGGACTAATGACGGGCACCGCTTCATCGGTTTCGACTATCCCCAGATTCTAAACACCGCGAGTATTCCAATCGGGATGTATGGTCTCTACGCGGCGTACAAACGCAAGCCTGTCCCAACGTTGGTTTGCACGCTCGCATCGATAGGCCTCAACCAGTGGTGTTTGAAAGAGATCATCGAGTACTACGAAGAAGTCAATTCGTAG
- a CDS encoding helix-turn-helix domain-containing protein, producing MVTGEANWGTPLDTGGEAFELFGNARKAWIYTYVNHHAETTVQDIVETLDLPERTVYEYVDDLEAAGFIDQSNDGRPAEYTAHEIDLQLVEGDAERRITSELVEAIARRLRDDDIDTYIDRHGLDGLAVALDYACEYADGTVTHQIMAREQELAPVEAGVILDALRPIVVD from the coding sequence ATGGTGACGGGAGAAGCAAACTGGGGGACCCCACTCGATACTGGTGGCGAGGCGTTCGAGCTCTTCGGAAACGCCCGTAAAGCATGGATCTACACCTATGTCAACCATCACGCGGAAACGACGGTTCAGGATATTGTTGAGACGCTTGATCTCCCGGAGCGCACGGTGTACGAGTATGTCGACGATCTCGAAGCCGCAGGATTCATCGACCAGTCAAATGACGGCCGGCCAGCAGAGTATACGGCGCACGAAATCGATCTCCAGCTGGTCGAAGGCGATGCAGAACGACGAATTACGTCGGAGCTAGTCGAAGCAATTGCCCGTCGGCTTCGTGATGACGACATCGATACGTACATCGATCGGCACGGGCTTGATGGTCTCGCCGTCGCACTCGACTATGCCTGTGAGTACGCCGACGGGACAGTCACACACCAGATTATGGCTCGTGAACAAGAACTCGCACCCGTAGAAGCAGGCGTCATTCTGGACGCGCTTCGCCCCATCGTCGTGGATTGA
- a CDS encoding PIN domain-containing protein, whose amino-acid sequence MKLVIDANVVISALIADSKTRELIVTLEPDLLTPAFVHDEIENYQELIVEKSGMEPDRVSQFIDLLFQYIDVVPASEFYPAIESADEAIGDTDPDDVLYLACAIGCDSAIWSDDSDFDEQGLVAVYSTSDVLDSFDTR is encoded by the coding sequence ATGAAGCTGGTCATCGACGCCAATGTCGTCATCTCCGCGCTCATCGCTGATTCGAAAACACGGGAGCTCATCGTTACGCTTGAACCTGACCTGCTGACTCCCGCGTTCGTCCACGACGAGATCGAAAACTACCAGGAACTGATCGTCGAGAAGTCCGGAATGGAACCAGATCGAGTCTCACAGTTCATCGACCTTCTGTTCCAGTATATCGATGTTGTGCCTGCCAGCGAGTTCTATCCGGCTATCGAGAGCGCAGACGAAGCAATCGGCGATACCGACCCTGACGACGTACTGTACCTGGCGTGTGCGATCGGCTGTGATTCGGCCATCTGGAGTGACGATTCCGATTTCGACGAGCAGGGGCTGGTTGCGGTCTATTCAACGAGCGACGTACTCGACTCATTCGATACACGCTAG
- a CDS encoding helix-turn-helix domain-containing protein produces MATEMEFTVPAEEFPLGSIFENLPGVTVELERLIPHEMLTIPYYWVRGAETEKIETEFDPHAGVTDIRLVDRVEHEYLMRAEWVREYDGLLTALSETNLTVLSGVGTVDGWRFEVRGDTQEAIAEFRTHCQQNDVSIDISMVHALLPIQGDSFELTETQREALVLAYERGYFDTPRESSLEEIAAEFGITQQSLSSRLRRGHRRLISETLITS; encoded by the coding sequence ATGGCAACTGAGATGGAATTCACAGTCCCAGCCGAGGAGTTTCCGCTGGGAAGTATTTTCGAGAATTTACCGGGAGTGACGGTCGAGTTGGAGCGGCTCATTCCACACGAGATGCTGACAATCCCGTACTACTGGGTGCGTGGCGCGGAAACCGAGAAGATCGAAACCGAATTCGACCCACACGCTGGCGTGACGGACATCCGACTGGTCGATAGGGTTGAACACGAGTATCTCATGCGCGCGGAGTGGGTGCGAGAATACGATGGGCTGTTGACTGCGCTGTCAGAGACGAACCTGACCGTTCTCTCGGGGGTCGGAACAGTTGACGGGTGGCGCTTCGAGGTACGAGGGGACACTCAAGAAGCAATCGCTGAGTTTCGAACTCACTGCCAACAAAATGATGTTTCAATCGATATTTCGATGGTCCACGCTTTGCTCCCGATCCAGGGAGATAGCTTCGAGTTGACCGAAACCCAGCGAGAGGCTCTGGTATTGGCCTACGAGCGTGGCTACTTCGATACGCCACGGGAGTCATCACTCGAAGAAATCGCTGCTGAGTTCGGTATTACCCAGCAGTCACTGTCTTCTCGACTCCGACGCGGTCATCGACGCCTCATCAGTGAGACTCTCATCACTTCGTAG